A part of Verrucomicrobiota bacterium genomic DNA contains:
- a CDS encoding glycoside hydrolase family 5 protein yields MDELSLDNGQGLLLPNNDLNVIATVHSYDPYYFTHQGAEWALPDTATVGVIFPGPPLTPLQPHSSIQHDWVKTWFKEYNAKPTAFNPSSTFAFRGRLLRAKRWAEQWGRPVYVGEFGCYSKSTDPTSRVNYYRDIRATMDEQGLGWAMWDWKSGFHYIKDGRPDPPELREAMFPPIKLRVPASGTLEFDGAVGKTYVVERTASLSGPINWTAISTQTLTTPQMAFADPEAAQLSGAYYRVKWLK; encoded by the coding sequence CTGGACGAACTGAGCCTGGATAACGGGCAGGGGCTTCTGCTTCCCAACAATGATCTGAACGTGATTGCCACGGTGCATTCTTACGATCCCTATTATTTCACGCATCAAGGCGCGGAATGGGCCTTGCCCGACACCGCGACGGTCGGAGTGATCTTCCCAGGGCCGCCGCTGACGCCCCTGCAACCGCACTCCAGCATCCAGCACGATTGGGTCAAAACCTGGTTCAAGGAATACAATGCCAAACCGACCGCCTTCAATCCGAGCAGCACCTTCGCGTTTCGCGGCCGGCTCCTGCGGGCCAAGCGTTGGGCCGAACAATGGGGACGCCCGGTTTACGTCGGAGAATTCGGCTGCTACTCCAAATCTACAGACCCGACTTCACGGGTGAATTATTATCGCGACATACGCGCGACGATGGACGAACAGGGACTGGGCTGGGCCATGTGGGACTGGAAATCCGGCTTCCATTACATCAAAGACGGACGCCCGGATCCGCCGGAATTGCGCGAAGCGATGTTTCCTCCGATCAAACTGCGCGTCCCGGCGAGCGGCACTCTCGAATTTGATGGCGCCGTCGGAAAAACCTACGTCGTGGAACGAACCGCTTCGCTGAGCGGACCGATCAACTGGACCGCGATCTCGACCCAGACTCTGACCACCCCCCAAATGGCGTTTGCGGATCCGGAAGCGGCTCAACTGAGCGGCGCGTACTATCGGGTGAAATGGTTGAAATGA